One Legionella hackeliae DNA segment encodes these proteins:
- a CDS encoding class I SAM-dependent methyltransferase yields MDVNVMDFADFCEAIKSILTKTTSTNFSKPQLEANNYFLYALARLMNDEGEDEVLKMTRLSILFEGFYQSLAIGYYKQNFLEIRIKRWSQHYGTPTVPFLLSFKEKIDQTKQLFIEPSIQNQKERRRPWFVNKQENFKVDEMNKVIINPLIPSLINTPSDEIMGTFTKTYNPLGGFTTAPCDEISQKFIEHAALISQRGGKVLEIGAAFGAATLAAITKGATVFCNDISAENLAVVRNRSKKILEDEDNATTADHNRLVLIPGEFPNELSGLPEKSFDAILICRVLHFFTGSKIEEALVLMSKLLVPGGKIYIVCETPYLKNWQRFIPEFNRRVENNIEWPGEITNPSEYESSGRVNSLPSFVHWITREVLERSLIRTGFTVKHSMYINRCGQFPEDLLLPECGKESVGAIGINESDGL; encoded by the coding sequence ATGGATGTAAACGTAATGGATTTTGCAGATTTTTGCGAAGCTATCAAAAGTATTTTAACTAAAACCACTTCAACTAATTTCTCCAAACCACAATTAGAAGCCAATAATTATTTTCTATATGCACTTGCTCGACTTATGAATGATGAGGGAGAGGATGAAGTATTAAAAATGACAAGGTTGTCAATTTTGTTTGAAGGGTTTTATCAATCGCTCGCCATTGGCTACTATAAACAAAATTTTTTAGAAATCAGAATTAAAAGATGGTCACAACATTATGGTACACCAACTGTTCCCTTTCTTCTTTCCTTTAAAGAAAAAATAGACCAAACCAAGCAACTATTCATAGAACCTTCAATTCAAAACCAAAAAGAGCGCAGAAGGCCATGGTTTGTAAATAAGCAGGAAAATTTTAAGGTAGATGAAATGAATAAGGTGATCATTAATCCTCTTATTCCTTCCCTCATTAATACACCATCGGATGAAATTATGGGGACATTTACAAAAACTTATAACCCTCTAGGTGGTTTTACTACGGCACCTTGTGATGAGATTTCCCAGAAGTTTATTGAGCATGCGGCGTTGATTTCTCAAAGGGGGGGCAAAGTACTTGAAATCGGTGCAGCATTTGGTGCTGCAACCTTGGCTGCAATCACAAAGGGAGCAACGGTTTTTTGTAATGACATTAGTGCAGAGAATTTGGCAGTAGTTCGAAATAGATCTAAAAAAATTCTTGAAGATGAAGATAATGCAACAACAGCTGATCATAACAGATTGGTTCTTATACCTGGTGAATTTCCTAACGAATTATCAGGCCTACCTGAAAAGTCATTTGATGCTATTTTAATTTGTCGAGTCCTACATTTTTTTACTGGCTCAAAGATAGAAGAAGCCTTAGTATTAATGTCCAAATTACTTGTACCAGGCGGCAAAATATATATTGTTTGTGAAACTCCATATCTGAAAAATTGGCAACGCTTTATACCTGAGTTTAATAGGAGAGTGGAAAATAATATTGAATGGCCAGGTGAAATCACCAATCCTTCGGAGTATGAAAGTAGTGGTAGGGTAAATTCATTGCCTTCATTTGTTCATTGGATAACAAGGGAAGTGTTAGAGAGAAGTTTGATAAGAACAGGTTTTACTGTGAAACATTCAATGTATATCAATAGATGTGGCCAATTCCCGGAGGATTTACTATTACCTGAATGTGGAAAAGAAAGTGTTGGAGCAATAGGCATTAATGAGAGTGATGGATTATGA
- a CDS encoding queuosine precursor transporter — translation MQNSALYILSPQKQYKYPLFFLGLYLTFLLATVCLASRITLIGSMLEPGGIFIFPITFCICDIVGEVYGYAYPRLFIWIGVLAELIFSCVVIAVSHLPAPEFFNYIEAYQIVFDPTLRYVGAGLVGLLVGEFVNIYLLAKWKIFLKGNFFIFRSLLSTALGQACLTIIVDTLNYFGKITDHYLGWMMICGYLWKMGCAIIMVFPAWLLVKYLKRIENVDYYDINTNFNPFIFNFTKDSKVKMTTNIESALR, via the coding sequence TTGCAAAACTCGGCCTTGTATATTTTATCCCCACAAAAGCAATATAAATATCCATTATTTTTCTTGGGATTATACTTAACTTTTTTACTGGCGACAGTTTGTCTTGCCAGTAGAATTACATTAATAGGATCTATGTTAGAACCTGGGGGAATATTTATTTTCCCAATTACTTTTTGTATTTGTGATATAGTTGGAGAAGTTTATGGTTACGCTTATCCGCGGTTATTTATTTGGATTGGTGTTCTTGCAGAATTGATCTTTTCTTGCGTAGTTATCGCAGTTTCACATCTACCAGCTCCTGAATTTTTTAATTATATTGAGGCTTATCAAATAGTCTTTGACCCCACCTTAAGATATGTAGGTGCAGGACTTGTAGGATTACTTGTCGGAGAATTTGTAAATATTTACTTACTCGCTAAATGGAAAATCTTTTTAAAAGGTAATTTTTTTATATTTAGAAGTTTGCTATCTACTGCTTTGGGGCAAGCTTGTTTGACAATTATTGTTGATACATTAAATTATTTTGGAAAAATCACAGATCATTATCTAGGATGGATGATGATTTGTGGTTATCTTTGGAAGATGGGGTGCGCAATTATTATGGTCTTCCCTGCATGGCTGTTAGTCAAATATTTAAAAAGAATTGAAAACGTGGATTACTATGATATAAACACTAATTTTAATCCTTTTATTTTTAATTTCACAAAGGATAGTAAGGTTAAAATGACAACTAATATTGAATCCGCACTTCGATAA
- a CDS encoding helix-turn-helix domain-containing protein: MNESRLSYNLQLLMRTHGNLSVSELARLTAIPQPTIHHIISGSTKNPRKKALQTLAQFFSISVEQLLGLTSLPNLIPETIKKDLRLKSIPVIEWDMLYDWPHRKIENNIQREIIFDKEIADNSFALKIDDTKIEPLFPQNSLLIFNLGKCPKDRDFVIAKQNNQILFNRLFIENNENYIKQNLEDGSFKFIKLDKNTDSILATLIEVRIQY; encoded by the coding sequence ATGAATGAATCTAGATTAAGTTACAATTTGCAACTATTAATGCGGACACATGGGAATTTATCTGTAAGCGAACTGGCACGATTAACCGCCATACCCCAACCTACAATTCACCATATAATTTCTGGCTCTACGAAGAATCCGAGAAAAAAAGCATTACAAACACTTGCTCAATTCTTTTCAATATCTGTTGAACAATTACTGGGATTAACGTCTTTACCCAATTTGATTCCTGAAACAATAAAAAAAGACTTGCGACTTAAATCAATCCCAGTTATTGAATGGGATATGCTATATGACTGGCCACACCGTAAAATTGAAAATAACATCCAAAGAGAGATAATATTTGATAAAGAAATTGCCGATAACTCTTTTGCTTTAAAAATAGACGATACAAAAATAGAACCTTTATTTCCTCAAAATTCACTACTGATTTTTAACCTAGGGAAATGCCCTAAAGATCGGGATTTCGTCATTGCTAAGCAAAATAATCAAATTTTATTCAATCGACTATTTATTGAAAATAATGAGAATTACATTAAGCAAAATTTAGAAGATGGTAGTTTCAAATTTATAAAATTAGATAAAAATACAGATTCGATTTTAGCAACACTTATCGAAGTGCGGATTCAATATTAG
- a CDS encoding response regulator transcription factor, with product MKEVPYILSLAYKKQIEEACIPLRQMGLKHFAMYLIFNDGSLLILSNVFPIILSYYQDALYKEDYTYTSRMTDSSHGDHYLCDEVEFVSSRLKKILNEQYNLHPTYNIIRRSAECTFVFSAIRDMPTNSEQFYKKTIRAFENFCIHFVDKFLELITYCNSKYRYSFILTNKAHRHAVIKGGYSEKESIPLREQECLWLAAQGKTVKQIAQVLKISPYTVEKYLKHTREVFNCSSLIEAVVEGIHRGMIGKVNLNKKVEYSEKRVNFARPIIMPIAS from the coding sequence ATGAAAGAAGTACCCTATATTTTAAGTTTGGCTTATAAGAAGCAAATAGAAGAAGCTTGTATCCCTTTAAGACAAATGGGGCTGAAGCATTTTGCGATGTATCTGATATTTAATGATGGTAGCTTGTTAATTTTATCAAATGTTTTTCCGATTATTCTTTCTTATTACCAAGACGCTTTATATAAAGAAGATTATACCTATACTTCCAGGATGACAGATTCTAGTCATGGGGATCATTATTTATGTGATGAAGTGGAATTTGTATCTTCCAGACTCAAAAAAATATTAAACGAACAATATAATCTACATCCTACATATAACATTATAAGACGCAGTGCTGAGTGTACTTTTGTATTTAGTGCCATACGTGACATGCCTACAAATTCGGAGCAATTTTATAAAAAGACGATTCGCGCTTTTGAAAATTTTTGTATACATTTTGTCGATAAATTTCTTGAACTAATTACTTATTGTAACTCCAAGTACCGATACTCGTTTATTTTAACGAATAAAGCTCATCGACATGCAGTAATCAAAGGTGGGTATTCAGAAAAAGAATCCATTCCTCTTCGTGAGCAAGAGTGTTTATGGCTTGCTGCGCAAGGCAAAACGGTAAAACAGATTGCTCAGGTGCTTAAAATTAGTCCTTATACAGTCGAGAAATACTTAAAGCATACTCGTGAAGTATTTAATTGTAGTTCTCTTATTGAGGCTGTAGTGGAAGGTATTCACAGAGGGATGATTGGTAAAGTAAATTTAAATAAAAAAGTAGAATATTCAGAGAAGAGAGTAAATTTTGCAAGACCAATAATTATGCCCATCGCTAGTTAG